A stretch of the Pseudomonas sp. ACM7 genome encodes the following:
- a CDS encoding LysR family transcriptional regulator, whose product MELRHLRYFIAVAEELHFGRAAQVLGISQPPLSQQIQALEQEVGARLFERTNRRVELSEAGRLFLEEARLVLAQVDKAADVARRAQLGELGELKIGFTSSAPFNSTIPQAIFSFRQRFPAVHLNLREMSSTQVADALVDESIEVGIMRPLGLPDSLSVVELMREPLVAVLSSKHPLVTGSEEGLFLSALALEPFVFFPRSYGSGLYAQLLSLARDAGFSPHFAQEAGEAMTIIGLVAAGLGVSVLPASYQRMRIEGVVYRPLLDPEAVSAVWLVQRKDQKSPMARAFVELLTRKVEPLKS is encoded by the coding sequence ATGGAATTGCGTCACCTGCGCTACTTCATTGCTGTTGCCGAAGAACTGCACTTCGGCCGCGCCGCCCAGGTGCTGGGCATCTCGCAACCACCCCTGAGCCAGCAGATTCAGGCGCTGGAGCAAGAGGTGGGCGCGCGGTTGTTCGAGCGGACCAATCGTCGGGTCGAACTCAGTGAAGCCGGTCGGCTGTTTCTGGAAGAGGCGCGGCTGGTGTTGGCGCAGGTCGACAAGGCGGCGGATGTTGCACGGCGTGCGCAGTTGGGTGAATTGGGCGAACTGAAGATCGGCTTCACCTCGTCGGCGCCGTTCAACTCGACCATTCCACAGGCGATTTTTTCGTTTCGCCAACGATTTCCGGCGGTGCACCTGAACCTGCGGGAGATGAGCAGCACCCAGGTCGCCGATGCGTTGGTGGATGAGTCGATTGAAGTCGGGATCATGCGGCCGCTTGGGTTGCCGGACTCGCTCAGCGTGGTGGAGTTGATGCGTGAGCCGCTGGTGGCGGTGCTCAGCTCGAAGCATCCGTTGGTGACCGGTAGCGAAGAAGGCTTGTTTCTGTCAGCTCTGGCGCTCGAACCCTTCGTATTTTTCCCACGCAGTTATGGCAGTGGTCTGTACGCGCAATTGCTCAGCCTGGCGCGGGATGCGGGGTTTAGTCCGCACTTTGCACAGGAGGCGGGCGAGGCGATGACGATCATTGGTCTGGTGGCGGCGGGGTTGGGTGTATCCGTGCTGCCGGCGTCCTATCAGCGGATGCGCATCGAAGGGGTGGTCTATCGGCCTCTGCTCGATCCAGAGGCGGTGTCGGCAGTGTGGCTGGTGCAGCGTAAGGATCAGAAGTCGCCAATGGCCAGGGCGTTTGTGGAGTTGTTGACGCGTAAGGTTGAGCCGCTGAAATCGTGA
- a CDS encoding DUF6124 family protein — MTNTTENPPGTDPDAPRQPSTIFLIAPEVDNQTLLEYACESLASANVMASDFARYLKGSQSNTLLGIQQSIMLGELAVNRVLDNLDPR, encoded by the coding sequence ATGACCAATACAACAGAAAATCCACCGGGCACCGATCCGGACGCTCCACGCCAACCCAGTACAATCTTCCTCATCGCCCCCGAAGTCGACAATCAAACCCTTCTGGAATACGCCTGTGAATCGCTGGCATCAGCGAATGTCATGGCGAGCGATTTCGCGAGGTACCTGAAAGGATCACAAAGCAACACACTGCTGGGGATTCAGCAGTCGATCATGCTGGGAGAACTGGCGGTGAACCGGGTGCTGGATAACCTCGATCCACGCTGA